In Subdoligranulum variabile, the genomic stretch TCATCTATGACTTCTACCAGGACCCCGCCCTCCGCACCCCCGACGGCAATGTGGATTTTGACGCCTGGGTGGAGGTCATCCGGCCCATGGGCGGCATGGGGGATGCGCTGTCCAACATCGCCGCCGAGGTGTACGACTACCCCTACAGCGAGGCCAGCGAACTGGAGCCGGACCGGCTGCTGACCTACTACGACGACCGGGCCGCCGCCGTGACCCGCTGGCTGGAAAGCCAGTTCGACGACCCCGACGACCGGGCCGTTTTTGAGGCTCAGGAGGCCGCCGTGAAGACCCCCTTTGTCTTTGACTGGTACAGCGGCCAGTTCACCGTGCTGGAGACCTTCCGGGACATCCTCATCGGGACCTGTCTCTTGCTGGGCATCGCCCTGGCGCCCCTCTTCAGCGACGAGATCCAGACCGGCGTGCTGGCCGTCAGCCACTGTGCCCGCCGCGGCCGCCGCCCCCTGACCCTGGCCAAGCTGGCCGCCGCCCTCACGGTGGCCGCAGGGGTGTGGGTCGTGGTGGCCCTTCTGCTGGTGGCGGGACAGCTGGTCTTCTTCGGCACCCGGGGGCTGGACTGCCCCATCCAGCTGCTCCGCCCCCTGGCCACCGCGCCCCTGACCTTCGGGGACTGCGAGGGTTTTGCCCTGGTCTTCGGGCTGGCCTGCTGCCTGGGCACCGCCGGCATCACGGCGGGCCTGTCGGGGCTGCTGCCCTCCAACTTCGCGGCGATGATCGCCGTCTTCGGCCTGCTGGTGCTCCAGCCCATGTTCGCCGGGCTGCTCCCCGACCGGTGGCAGCAGCTGGCGGCGCTGCTGCCCACGGCGGTGGATTTCTACGACCTCTTCCGCCAGAACCTCTACCACATCGGGCCGCTGCGCCTCTGGTCGCCCCTGGCCCAGCTGGCCGCCCAGCCGCTGTGGCTGGCGGTGATGATGCCGGCGGCGGGGGTGGCTTATGTGCGGCGGCAGGTGCGATGACGCCGCCCCGGCGCCTCAAAGAGGAGGTTCGGATTCAGCGGCTGCGCCGCGTCTCCTGCACCTCCCCTTTGGATTCCCACCGTCGCGCCCGAACCCGTTCTCATGCCGCGGGCGGCGACTCGAACGGGCCCGGACGCTCTCAAAGTATCGCCCTCGTCGGCACATGTCCGCCGAGGGCGATGGTTTTAAAATTCCACAGCCGCAGTTTTACGGTTTGAAAGTTTGGAATTTCTTTGCCTGGTTTCCCTGCAAAGGCGAGGCTCGGCAGTTTCCACGACTGCAGTTTCCCGGTTTATATGGTTGGAATTTCTTTGCTTGTTTTCCCTGCAAAGGCGAGGCAGGGCGGTTTCCACAGCCGCAACTTTACGGGTCAAAATGTTGGAATTTCTTTGCCTACTTTCTTTGCAAAGAAAGTAGGACTTGCGGGGGAGGCGGGGGCATGGTATCATAAGGGCAACACAAGACCGGCGCCGGGCTTCGGGCCGCGGCGCCCTGCACCCAAGGAGGTTGCCTCATGAAACGAATCATCACCATCGGCCGGGAATTCGGTGCCGGCGGCGGCGAACTGGGCCGGCGCCTGGCGCGGGAACTGGGCATCGCCTACTATGACCGGGACATCATCCTGCGCACGGCCAAGGCCAGCGCTCACCTGAGCCCCGAGCAGGTCCGCCGCTGGGACGAGCGGGTCCCCCACGAATTCGGCTTCACCCAGAGCCTGTTCAACTTCTACGACCGCCCCTTAAGCGAGGAACTGTGGAACGCCCAGGTGAAGGCCATCCGGGAACTGGCCGACAAGGAAAGCTGTGTCATCGTGGGCCGCAACGCCGACTACATCCTGCGGGAATTCGACCACTGCCTGCGGGTCTTCGTCCACGCCGACCGCAACTGGCGGCTCATGCATATGCGGGAACTGATGCCCGATACCCCCTTCGACCAGCTGGAGGCGGATATGGATTCCGCCGACCACGCCCGGCGGAACTACTGCGCCAAGCACACCGGCCAGATCTACGGCGACAGCCGCAACTACGACCTGACGCTGTGCACCAGCAAACTGGGCCTTGACAAGGCGCTGGAAATTCTGCTCTGTGCCGCCCGGAACCTGTAAAGCGAAATCCTGCCGAAACTTAAAAAAAGAAACCGAAAACGGCCCTGCAGCTTGACTTTCCATAGAAAAATGATATAATAGGAAAGTACGATGTATGGGAACTATCAAGGGCGATAGCATCCGTATGGATTGCTGTTGCCCTTTTTCTGTTCCTGCCGCATCGGATGCGGCCGCGGGCCGCAGATATTATAGAGAGAGGACGAGAACATTATGAAAAAATTGCTTGCTTTTGGTATGGCTGCCATGATGGCACTGTCTCTGGCTGCCTGCGGCGGCGCTGCTTCTTCCAGTGAAGCCGCTTCCAGCGAGGCTGCCTCCAGCGAAGCCGCTTCCTCCGGGGCCGCTTCCACCGCCGAGACCGCCGGTTCCGACAAGACCTGGGTCATCGCCACCGATACCGTTTTCAAGCCCTTTGAATACACCGATGCCAACGGCGACTTCGTGGGCATCGACGTGGACATCGTGGCTGCCATCGCTGAGGATCAGGGCTTTAAGTACGAGCTGAAGAGCCTGGGCTGGGACAGCGCCATCGCGGCCTGCCAGGCCGGCCAGGCGGACGGCATGATCGCCGGCGCCTCCATCACCGACGAGCGCAAGGCTTCCGGCTGGATGTTCTCTGACGGCTACTACACCGCCACCCAGACCATGACCGTGGCTGCCAACTCCGACATCACCGGCTTCGACGGCCTGCAGGGCAAGACCGTTGCCGTCAAGACCGGCACCCAGGGCGCTGCCTATGCCGAGAGCCTGAAGGATCAGTACGGCTTCAAC encodes the following:
- a CDS encoding cytidylate kinase-like family protein, whose product is MKRIITIGREFGAGGGELGRRLARELGIAYYDRDIILRTAKASAHLSPEQVRRWDERVPHEFGFTQSLFNFYDRPLSEELWNAQVKAIRELADKESCVIVGRNADYILREFDHCLRVFVHADRNWRLMHMRELMPDTPFDQLEADMDSADHARRNYCAKHTGQIYGDSRNYDLTLCTSKLGLDKALEILLCAARNL
- a CDS encoding transporter substrate-binding domain-containing protein yields the protein MKKLLAFGMAAMMALSLAACGGAASSSEAASSEAASSEAASSGAASTAETAGSDKTWVIATDTVFKPFEYTDANGDFVGIDVDIVAAIAEDQGFKYELKSLGWDSAIAACQAGQADGMIAGASITDERKASGWMFSDGYYTATQTMTVAANSDITGFDGLQGKTVAVKTGTQGAAYAESLKDQYGFNITYFEDSPTMYQAVLGGQCVACFEDTPIMQASIKDGGLALKVLEDTANEGGDYGFAIFNADNQELLDMFNAGLADIKANGKYDEILAKYLG